Below is a genomic region from Culicoides brevitarsis isolate CSIRO-B50_1 chromosome 2, AGI_CSIRO_Cbre_v1, whole genome shotgun sequence.
GTTTAAAGGTCAATTAGGAGTTTACATGCATgttgcttgaaatttttttttatcaaaactctGTATGACgatagaaattttgaaatctgaTAAACAAATTGATTGTCAATTTAGTCGATTGATTGAATTGAGTTAGATTTGTGGTGAAATTTCGAATGCACTcaaggaagttttttttttcatttaaaattctattttaaacaaaaatcaattacattgtaaaaaagtgaatttttgtgagtttGCCAAAAAAGTGAACTTGATACGAAATTTAACGACAATCTGTGTGCAAAATGAACCGTAAACACGATAAAATGTTaggacgaaataaaaatagacgtcaataaatgtgagaaaacaggaaaaacacttgaaaaaaattcgcgtATTTTCCgcatgtgaaataaaaaaaattgttatgatGTCTGGTGTCCCATAAATTGGATGTTAATGACCAGCTTTTAACACAATGTTGCATTTTAACGACTTGCAGATGAAATTTTCTGGAaaattgtgtttatttttgaaaagttacgCGTTTGAcggaaatttataatatttttgggaAGTGGGTTTTccagtaaatatttaatttttttttgcaaaaatatttttagaaagaaaaaataattttaaaaatttgatgggAAATAATCGaataaaggaaataaaaatttttttcctagaagaacttttttttaatccaaaaatcaaattggCCACGTTTTCAGTATGGGATTATGTGGTTTTTGACTTATGTTGGTCATCTCCGCTGGCATCAatcaataatataatttttgtagtatattttaatatttcttttataattttattctttttaaaaaaattcaaatcaggTCAAGTTCAATgacttttctattaaaaaaaaaaataaataaataaaaacaaaagagaatattttaaatgagaaCTATTATCAACACTTTCATGATTTGCTTATGTAATGTAGTCGACTTCTATGACACaccttctaaaaaataaacaaaaatatttcttgttatttgtttttcagaaATTGGAACTTGAATATTCATGAGATTGATTTATGTTTAAGTTGTtgcttatttattaattttaacgttCACACAAAATGGCCACGTTTTCAGTATGGGATTATGTGGTTTTTGGACTTATGTTGGCCATCTCTGCCGGCATCGGGGTCTATTATCGATGCACTGGtggcaaacaaaaaacaacaaaagtaagttctttttcaattttgtttttttaatgcaataatgtaaaaaaaattttttttttttcaataattcaattttaatatttcttttataattttattttttaaaatatttttgaaaatattaatttaattttaattattaattaataaataaattaattaattaattttaatttaattaatgattattattaattaatttttttaaatcttttaagataaatttaaaaataaaattaaattaaaaataaaaataataaataaaaattaattttaatgtccaaaggattttctaaattaaaaaaaaatattttcatttcataaatttaacattttttttgtgttataaatattttaataaaaaaatatattttaatttttgtttaattcgtACATAAATGTTAAACGTTGATTTTTtggattgaattaattttgtcatttagaAATGTCTGAATATGTAATtgaagtcataaaaaataaattagcgaaaaaaagttaaaatcggtcacgtgacttgatttttttttccgaaattttaatttaaaaaaaacttccattttatttttctccctgaagttttcaaacaaattcataatgaaaaaaatattaaatttattcgtcttaaaaaactatatttttttaaattatttaatcttttttaaaaattatttaaatttttttgaaaaattatttaactttttttcttaaaatttttttttattgaagagagttttattaaaaattaacctttCTTTCCAGGAATACCTGATGGCTGATCGAAGTATGACAGTGTGGCCCGTCTCGTTCAGTCTCATGGCCAGTTTCATGTCTGCCGTCACCCTTTTGGGCGTTTCcaatgaaaattatcaatttggaACGCAATTTATCGTCATCAACATTTCCTATGGTCTCGCGACTCCGATCGCCGCATATCTCTTTCTACCAGTATTCTATAGACTTCAATCGAGCAGTGCCTACGAATATTTAGAGAAGCGATTTGGCAAGGCGACGAGATTTGTCGCATCGGCCGCCTACACAGTGCAAATGGTATTATACATGGGAATAGCGTTATTCGCTCCAGCGCTGGCCTTGGAAGCGGTAACGGGCCTCCACAAAGACTGGTCTATCATAATTATCGGAGTAGTTTGTACTTTTTATTCGACAATTGGTGGCATGAAGGCTGTGCTCGTGACTGACGTGTTCCAGTCGTTACTCATGTTTGCGGCGATTTGGTCGATTATCATTTGGACCATTATCGAAGCTGGGGGAGTTGCTCCAATTTTTGAAGCGGCAAGAGCGGGAGGACGATTAGAATTTTGgaagtaagtaaaattttcggatgaaatttggaattttgtggtgaatttccatttaaaatgtCTCCTGTGCTTGTTACTTATGTCATTTACAGTCATCATGTTACTAGAACTGTTGCCTCTGATGGTGGTAGTATTTTTAATGTGTCGAGGTAGGAGTTGTCTGTCGGTgtttcattaacttttttacggGTTTCACTAATGGGTTCATAactttttcgtgttttaactaacaaaaatacgtaaaaatttcataaaaacttaatttttatcaattttttagtttcagcGTGGATCCCACAGTACGACACACATGGTGGAGTCTCATAATTGGCGGCGGATTTACATATCTTTCCTTGTACGCCGTCAACCAGGTGCAAGTTCAGCGATTATTGACCGTCAAATCTCTGAAAAAAGCTCAAACTGCGTTATGGATCAACTGGCCCATCCTCTCCTGCCTGTCTCTGTCAACGTCATTTAGCGGTCTCTGCATTTACTGGTACTACCGAACGTGTGATCCCGTCGAAGATGGTTACATATCGCAACGTGATCAAGTAATGCCCCTTTTTGTGGTCGACGCCATGGGTCATCTCAAAGGTTTGCCCGGACTTTTCGTCTCGGGCATCTTTTCTGCGTGTCTTTCGTCGATTTCTTCCGCTGTCAACTCACTGGCGGCCGTTTTCCTCGAAGACTACATCAAACCCGTGTACAAATGTGTCAGCAAAAAGCCTCTGGACGAGGGACATTCGTCGtggatttcaaaattaattgcacTCGTTTCCGGTTTACTTTGCATCGGAGTCGCTTTTTGGGCGAAAAATATGGGAGGCGTGCTTCAAGCGTCTCTCACGATTTTTGGCGTCATTGGAGGACCactttttggtctttttaCGCTGGGAATGTGCACGGTGCGAGGAAATCAAAGAGGAGCAATTTGTGGAGTGTTATTGGGATTGGCATTCACGGCGTGGATCGGATTTGGGGGTCCGAAACCAATTCCGCCATCACTACCGTTCCTCAATAGCACCACAGGAGACTGCTCGATGTTCGACAGGAACAACACGAAAGTCTATGAAATGTTCCAGGTGCCAATGTTTGATGTCACGCCGCAAACACCGACTGAATTACCGCAATTTGAGAGACTTTTGTCGCAAGACAGCGATACCAAATCGTTTTTGAAGGAGGAAAAGCAGCCGTCAGAGTaagtttaaatgattttttttactaaagttttaaaaaaataaaagtcaataatatttttccatttaaaaatcaaaaaacaaaaaaaagttagtccAAAATTATgactaaaattttcgtttttgatattttaatatatttaattttttttaaaagttcttcGGTTGTTGTCagagttaaaaaattctaaataagtcaattttacacattttttaagaactctaattttcaaatttaaattttcctaaattttaaaaatttaaaatttctctaataaaaatctaaactttttttttctccaaaaattttgaaaaaaatgcagaaaatacatatatattttttttatttaattttttttaccaaaaaatttttcagtttttttaacattgaaatttgtttatttaaaattgatttaaaaatattttagtttaaattgaaagaaaaaaataacataaaaaaattactgctaattttttttaaagcaaaatattaaaaaaaaattcttaaatataaaattcttaaaaattttttgttaaaaaatgactaaaaattatttaaaaaaataaatttggaaaatatgaaaatatgctCTAGAAATTGTAACTttcttatatgaaaaaaaaattaaagtacctaggtgaaaaattaaaaaaaaaacgtagttttgttaaaaaaaaatttagacgcaagtttcaaataattttactttttacttttctatcaaaattttttattttttctgttaaaaaaaccTCAtagaacttaatttttcactcccattttattaaaaaaaaatagccaaAATTATTGAGTTctattcaaagaatttttccaaCTCAACAAAAACACTCAATAACTCACTTTTCTTTTCAGCTACTTTTACTTGTACCGACTTTCTTACCTCTGGTCCGTCGTTCTTGGCTTCTTAGTGAGTCTCGTGCTCGGCTACGTCTTCAGTTTTTGCTTCGAGTTGGCAAATTGTGCGGGCGAAGACAAAATCCACATCGATGGAAACCAGTTCAAGATCAACTATGACCTCTTCGTGCCACCGTTAGCGAGGCATTTGAAGAGAAAACAGACATTGAACTCACCGCATCTAAATGTAAGTtccgaaattcaattaaaaaaatttaaattaactaataaaatatttattttagggcTCTGGCACGAAATACACCTTTGATGCCAACACAATTACCAACACAAAGTTATAATGAGCAGTGATTTAGTTTAAGAAACCACAAAAACAGCCATTTGTGGTCacaaaaagtcttaaaaatatttaaaaaaaaacaaagtctTCCATACAAAACTTAAGGAAAAAGTTACTAAAATGAGTTTTAAGGtgcttaattttatgaaaagttacaaaatatcGACAGTTTTTAGCAATAAGTCAATGTTTattcaatgtttttattatttatataaagtgATTATGCtcaaaacacaataaaaaaaactgaaactgtaacaaaaactcaattttggcaatacaaaaaatttcttatatcaATATCTTAGGTaggtaacaaaaaatttaggaaaaaaaagtttaaatcttGTATTTGAAGTTGACTTTCAGCAAATACTCGCATTTAACCTGTGCCACATCGTATACAATATACTCGTTGTAGAGTAAATCGGAGCGGATCGAGGGATCAGACATGGGTTTGCCATACGGGATCTCGACGCCGTCTTCGCGGACATTCACATTGTTCGGATCGGGGAATGTTTTGCCGACACCCTTGACGGAATGCTTGCCAGCCGGCAATTTTTCGACATAATGCGCCTTTGTGTATTCCTGCATGTTGCCAAGTGCCACTTCGCTCAACATCAACAAGCCTGTGGGGTTTGTACGCGACGTACAACAATAATTGGCCGATTTGGAGACCATGTCCGCAAAGTAGATACCCTTGCCGAACATGTAACCGGTAACTGGGGCCTCGGGCGGCGCAATTTTCAAGCCGTGCGACAAAATTCCCGCCCAATTGGTCAAACGCGAACCGTGCCAGAGCAATTTGCGGTTGTGTAGCTTCTTGAATGGCTTGTAACGACGATCTTCGTGCTTGCGAGCCACACGGAAAATGTCCTCGATCTCGAGTTCGTATTGATTGTGCGTCTCGGCATGCGTGTTCTTGACGTATTTCTGGAGAATTTGGAATTCTTCGGAGTTTTTGTCGAGTGGCGTGATATCGGTCTTGAGTTGTTGATAATGCCCATCGATGGGATTCTTCTCGGCATCGGTTTCTTCGTTCAACATGCTGTAAGCCAGCTCGATTTCGATCAAATTGTCGAGCATATTGATCTTTTCGGTAATCGCTTCGAGGGTATCGAGCAAAGGGGGCATCTCCGTGCCGAAGGAATGTGGGACGAGGGTGTAAAAACGGTTCGAGGCATCAATAAAACGATCGTTAGTTGCATTGCTAGTGACGTAACCAGATAATTCGGTAAGTACAGCATATGCCTTTTGCAGTTGTTTCTTGCTTAAACGacccaaaggcattttttccGTGTCCAGCTCGAGTTCCATCATCGTTTTCTTCATCTCTTCCACGTCGAAGATCAATTTGATCAAATCCTGTACGGGCGTTGGCAATTCCGACTTGATTTTGCTTTCCGTATCCAACTTTTTGACGCCTTCATCGGCACCGTAATCCACGTCGATCGGGTACATTTTGCCCGGACGCTTCACGAATTGATGACGGAAGTTCCACATGTTGCCagttttttcttcgtaaagCTCCTCGAACTTTTCTTTGGCTTCCTCGAGGTCGGCGAAGTTGTCGACTTTGTTGCCGCCGATTGTCGTGCCGATGCGACCCCAAGCGCGGAACAACCAGTAACGCTTGCTTTTGTCGCCTTCCAAGATTTGCATTTTGTAGTAGGAATTTTTGCCGGATTGGATGTCGGTTAGGCCGAGCACTGTGTTCCAGATGTGTTTGCCTTCTTTGTAGACATGAGCTTTGTCGGCAAGGCCAGAGTCGGGGTCGACAGCGGTGCCGCCTTTCAATTGAACCTTGACCGTTTTGGATGATTCTGATTTGGCGTACAGGGATTTCGATTTGGATTTCAGCTCAGCTTCCGATGGAACACGAGTGGCAggctaaaaaaacaaaaaaataaattataaattaaatttttacggaactgaaattaattcaaaaatccgatggagcaaaataaaaaaaaagttaaaaattttgtcaaaaattagctatttttggtgtattttcataatttttcaagtaactttttcaatttttaatagtttttgtattcaaaatcgtttcaacataaaattttcaatttttaatagtttttgtaaaataattttcatgaaaataattgaattaaaaaaaaaattgacagttatttttatgatattaatttttttttaattttaaaaaactcaaaacaacaaaaatatcaattaaagatcaataatttttaaaacatttggcattttgtatgaaaaaaagtatttct
It encodes:
- the LOC134832836 gene encoding poly [ADP-ribose] polymerase isoform X1; the encoded protein is MPKVDVPNAKTAKKLSKIKPYVLLPWFSPRSMMANNQIGSILIVSSKNNARLQRVSVYLQKISRFKNLLFVYIYISGDIEHFNSLKYEDQKRIRDQIEALSGVVLPAAKGKGKKRSAAGPSSLVLKDFGVEYSASGRATCAGCQIKILKDVVRVKKTVYDTEVGMKFGGQAIWHHLDCFAKIRDELGFYECGDKLPGFNTLSKDDQKEVRKMLPAVSMDTVPVKKVKKEELDEVDAAKAAETEDLIKKQSNALYKLRGKLESNMSKNDFIAILQKNKQQVPEGKDAILDLLTDIMVFGALKPCEKCQGQFQFTNTGYKCTGDLTEWVKCENVTQDPPREKCHIPSYLKEKVDFLKKYKSNVMKRTLRYVPPSGKAYAQRGPGYNVKKEEEGPRVKKERPPLYNMEFVILGKTTIPKDDIKERIRLLGGKVVTKIHERTAAIISSKNEVENMNFRMEEAKDHAIQVVPEAFLEHVEKKGGALEYIQARSICDWGSDPATRVPSEAELKSKSKSLYAKSESSKTVKVQLKGGTAVDPDSGLADKAHVYKEGKHIWNTVLGLTDIQSGKNSYYKMQILEGDKSKRYWLFRAWGRIGTTIGGNKVDNFADLEEAKEKFEELYEEKTGNMWNFRHQFVKRPGKMYPIDVDYGADEGVKKLDTESKIKSELPTPVQDLIKLIFDVEEMKKTMMELELDTEKMPLGRLSKKQLQKAYAVLTELSGYVTSNATNDRFIDASNRFYTLVPHSFGTEMPPLLDTLEAITEKINMLDNLIEIELAYSMLNEETDAEKNPIDGHYQQLKTDITPLDKNSEEFQILQKYVKNTHAETHNQYELEIEDIFRVARKHEDRRYKPFKKLHNRKLLWHGSRLTNWAGILSHGLKIAPPEAPVTGYMFGKGIYFADMVSKSANYCCTSRTNPTGLLMLSEVALGNMQEYTKAHYVEKLPAGKHSVKGVGKTFPDPNNVNVREDGVEIPYGKPMSDPSIRSDLLYNEYIVYDVAQVKCEYLLKVNFKYKI
- the LOC134832836 gene encoding poly [ADP-ribose] polymerase isoform X2, which gives rise to MSGELPFRAEYAKSGRAKCKNCKETIENQTLRLAAMVQSAFHDGKQPNWFHFDCFFKKQRPASEGDIEHFNSLKYEDQKRIRDQIEALSGVVLPAAKGKGKKRSAAGPSSLVLKDFGVEYSASGRATCAGCQIKILKDVVRVKKTVYDTEVGMKFGGQAIWHHLDCFAKIRDELGFYECGDKLPGFNTLSKDDQKEVRKMLPAVSMDTVPVKKVKKEELDEVDAAKAAETEDLIKKQSNALYKLRGKLESNMSKNDFIAILQKNKQQVPEGKDAILDLLTDIMVFGALKPCEKCQGQFQFTNTGYKCTGDLTEWVKCENVTQDPPREKCHIPSYLKEKVDFLKKYKSNVMKRTLRYVPPSGKAYAQRGPGYNVKKEEEGPRVKKERPPLYNMEFVILGKTTIPKDDIKERIRLLGGKVVTKIHERTAAIISSKNEVENMNFRMEEAKDHAIQVVPEAFLEHVEKKGGALEYIQARSICDWGSDPATRVPSEAELKSKSKSLYAKSESSKTVKVQLKGGTAVDPDSGLADKAHVYKEGKHIWNTVLGLTDIQSGKNSYYKMQILEGDKSKRYWLFRAWGRIGTTIGGNKVDNFADLEEAKEKFEELYEEKTGNMWNFRHQFVKRPGKMYPIDVDYGADEGVKKLDTESKIKSELPTPVQDLIKLIFDVEEMKKTMMELELDTEKMPLGRLSKKQLQKAYAVLTELSGYVTSNATNDRFIDASNRFYTLVPHSFGTEMPPLLDTLEAITEKINMLDNLIEIELAYSMLNEETDAEKNPIDGHYQQLKTDITPLDKNSEEFQILQKYVKNTHAETHNQYELEIEDIFRVARKHEDRRYKPFKKLHNRKLLWHGSRLTNWAGILSHGLKIAPPEAPVTGYMFGKGIYFADMVSKSANYCCTSRTNPTGLLMLSEVALGNMQEYTKAHYVEKLPAGKHSVKGVGKTFPDPNNVNVREDGVEIPYGKPMSDPSIRSDLLYNEYIVYDVAQVKCEYLLKVNFKYKI
- the LOC134832838 gene encoding putative sodium-dependent multivitamin transporter, with the protein product MATFSVWDYVVFGLMLAISAGIGVYYRCTGGKQKTTKEYLMADRSMTVWPVSFSLMASFMSAVTLLGVSNENYQFGTQFIVINISYGLATPIAAYLFLPVFYRLQSSSAYEYLEKRFGKATRFVASAAYTVQMVLYMGIALFAPALALEAVTGLHKDWSIIIIGVVCTFYSTIGGMKAVLVTDVFQSLLMFAAIWSIIIWTIIEAGGVAPIFEAARAGGRLEFWNFSVDPTVRHTWWSLIIGGGFTYLSLYAVNQVQVQRLLTVKSLKKAQTALWINWPILSCLSLSTSFSGLCIYWYYRTCDPVEDGYISQRDQVMPLFVVDAMGHLKGLPGLFVSGIFSACLSSISSAVNSLAAVFLEDYIKPVYKCVSKKPLDEGHSSWISKLIALVSGLLCIGVAFWAKNMGGVLQASLTIFGVIGGPLFGLFTLGMCTVRGNQRGAICGVLLGLAFTAWIGFGGPKPIPPSLPFLNSTTGDCSMFDRNNTKVYEMFQVPMFDVTPQTPTELPQFERLLSQDSDTKSFLKEEKQPSDYFYLYRLSYLWSVVLGFLVSLVLGYVFSFCFELANCAGEDKIHIDGNQFKINYDLFVPPLARHLKRKQTLNSPHLNGSGTKYTFDANTITNTKL